A single region of the Vicia villosa cultivar HV-30 ecotype Madison, WI linkage group LG4, Vvil1.0, whole genome shotgun sequence genome encodes:
- the LOC131595115 gene encoding plasma membrane ATPase 4-like: MAAISLEQIKNESVDLEKIPIEEVFAQLKCTREGLSSTEGESRIQIFGPNKLEEKKESKFLKFLGFMWNPLSWVMEAAAVMAIALANGGGQPPDWQDFVGIVCLLVINSTISFIEENNAGNAAAALMAGLAPKTKVLRDGKWSEQEAAILVPGDIISIKLGDIIPADARLLEGDPLKVDQAALTGESLPVTRHPGQEVFSGSTCKQGEIEAVVIATGVHTFFGKAAHLVDNTNNVGHFQMVLKSIGNFCICSIAVGMLAEIIVMYPIQHRKYRDGIDNLLVLLIGGIPIAMPTVLSVTMAIGSHKLSQQGAITKRMTAIEEMAGMDVLCSDKTGTLTLNKLSVDRNLIEVFVKGMDKEHVILLAARAARTENQDAIDAAIVGMLADPKEARAGITELHFLPFNPNDKRTALTYIDNKDGSWHRASKGAPEQIIELCNMREDAQKKIHAMIEKFAERGLRSLGVARQEVPEKTKESAGAPWQFVGLLSVFDPPRHDSAETIRQALNLGVNVKMITGDQLAIAKETGRRLGMGTNMYPSATLLGQDKDSSVASMPVEELIEKADGFAGVFPEHKYEIVKKLQERKHICGMTGDGVNDAPALKKADIGIAVADATDAARGASDIVLTEPGLSVIISAVLTSRAIFQRMKNYTIYAVSITIRIVFGFMFIALIWKFDFSPFMILIIAILNDGTIMTISKDRVKPSPLPDSWKLKEIFATGVMLGGYQALMTVIFFWIVQDTTFFPDRFGVRHIHDNPDELTAALYLQVSIVSQALIFVTRSRSWSYVERPGMLLLGAFLIAQLIATLIAVYANWGFARIQGIGWGWAGIVWIYSIVFYIPLDVIKFATRYFLSGKAWSNLENKTAFTSKKDYGKGEREAQWAHAQRTLHGLEPPESSGIFHEKNSYRELSEIAEQAKRRAEVARLRELHTLKGHVESVVKLKGLDIDTIQQHYTV; this comes from the exons ATGGCCGCTATCTCACTAGAACAGATCAAGAATGAGTCCGTTGATTTG GAAAAAATCCCAATTGAGGAAGTGTTTGCACAATTGAAATGTACCAGAGAAGGTTTGTCCTCCACAGAAGGAGAAAGCAGGATTCAAATATTTGGTCCAAACAAGCTCGAAGAGAAAAAG GAGAGCAAATTTCTCAAGTTTCTTGGGTTTATGTGGAATCCCTTATCATGGGTGATGGAAGCTGCAGCTGTAATGGCAATTGCTCTTGCAAATGGTGGAGGGCAGCCTCCGGATTGGCAAGATTTTGTGGGAATTGTGTGCTTGCTGGTTATCAATTCAACTATCAGTTTCATTGAAGAAAACAACGCGGGAAACGCTGCTGCCGCCCTTATGGCAGGTCTTGCTCCTAAGACAAAGGTTCTTAGAGATGGTAAATGGAGTGAGCAAGAAGCTGCAATTCTTGTTCCAGGAGACATCATTAGCATCAAACTCGGCGACATCATCCCAGCCGATGCTCGTCTTCTAGAAGGTGATCCTTTAAAGGTTGACCAAGCTGCATTAACAGGAGAGTCTCTTCCGGTCACTAGACATCCAGGACAAGAAGTTTTCTCAGGGTCAACTTGCAAACAAGGAGAAATCGAAGCCGTTGTTATTGCAACTGGTGTCCACACATTCTTCGGAAAAGCAGCACATTTGGTTGACAATACAAACAATGTTGGACATTTCCAAATGGTTCTCAAATCAATTGGAAACTTTTGTATCTGTTCCATTGCAGTTGGTATGTTGGCTGAGATTATAGTCATGTACCCGATTCAACATCGCAAATATCGCGATGGTATTGACAACCTGTTAGTACTTTTGATCGGTGGAATTCCTATTGCTATGCCAACTGTTTTGTCTGTGACAATGGCTATCGGTTCTCATAAACTTTCTCAGCAAGGTGCTATTACAAAAAGAATGACTGCCATTGAGGAAATGGCTGGTATGGACGTTCTTTGCAGTGACAAGACAGGAACACTTACACTTAACAAATTGAGTGTTGATAGGAACTTGATTGAAGTTTTTGTTAAGGGTATGGATAAGGAACATGTGATTCTTCTTGCTGCTAGGGCTGCTAGGACTGAAAATCAGGATGCTATTGATGCTGCTATTGTTGGAATGCTTGCTGACCCTAAAGAG GCAAGGGCCGGGATAACAGAGTTGCATTTCTTGCCATTCAATCCAAATGATAAGAGAACTGCTTTGACTTACATTGATAATAAGGATGGAAGTTGGCATAGAGCTAGCAAAGGTGCCCCTGAACAG ATTATAGAGCTGTGTAACATGAGGGAAGATGCTCAGAAGAAGATTCATGCTATGATTGAAAAGTTTGCAGAAAGAGGGCTGCGTTCACTTGGTGTTGCTAGACAG GAAGTTCCTGAGAAAACAAAGGAAAGTGCTGGTGCTCCATGGCAGTTTGTTGGTTTGTTGTCGGTGTTTGACCCTCCTAGACATGACAGTGCTGAAACCATTAGACAAGCTCTTAATCTTGGTGTTAATGTTAAGATGATTACAG GTGATCAACTTGCCATAGCTAAGGAAACTGGTAGGAGACTTGGTATGGGAACCAATATGTATCCTTCTGCTACATTGCTTGGTCAAGACAAAGATTCAAGTGTTGCTTCAATGCCAGTGGAAGAGTTGATTGAGAAGGCAGATGGATTTGCCGGAGTTTTTCCAG AACATAAATATGAAATTGTGAAGAAGCTACAAGAGAGGAAGCACATTTGTGGAATGACTGGAGATGGTGTGAATGATGCTCCTGCATTGAAAAAGGCAGATATTGGTATTGCTGTTGCTGATGCTACTGATGCTGCAAGAGGAGCTTCTGATATAGTCTTGACAGAGCCTGGTTTGAGTGTTATCATCAGTGCAGTCTTGACAAGTAGAGCTATTTTCCAAAGAATGAAGAACTACACG ATCTATGCCGTTTCTATCACTATCCGTATAGTG TTTGGATTTATGtttattgcattgatatggaAGTTCGACTTCTCACCATTCATGATTTTGATTATCGCCATTTTAAATGATG GAACTATCATGACGATTTCAAAGGATAGGGTTAAGCCATCTCCATTGCCCGATAGCTGGAAATTGAAAGAAATATTTGCTACCGGAGTTATGCTTGGAGGTTACCAGGCTTTGATGACTGTGATATTCTTTTGGATAGTGCAAGACACTACATTCTTCCCA GATCGATTTGGAGTTAGACATATCCATGACAATCCAGATGAATTGACAGCTGCTTTGTATCTACAAGTTAGTATAGTTAGTCAGGCTTTGATCTTTGTGACTCGTTCGCGTAGCTGGTCTTATGTTGAACGCCCTGGGATGCTGTTATTGGGTGCTTTCCTCATTGCTCAACTG ATTGCTACATTAATAGCAGTATATGCCAACTGGGGCTTTGCAAGAATCCAAGGAATCGGTTGGGGTTGGGCCGGAATCGTTTGGATCTATAGCATTGTCTTCTATATTCCTCTTGATGTCATCAAATTCGCCACTCGCTATTTCTTGAGCGGCAAAGCTTGGTCAAATCTCGAAAACAAG ACTGCCTTCACTAGCAAGAAAGACTATGGTAAAGGAGAGAGAGAAGCTCAATGGGCTCATGCTCAAAGGACCCTTCATGGCCTCGAACCACCAGAGAGTTCCGGTATCTTCCATGAGAAGAACAGTTATAGAGAATTATCCGAGATCGCTGAGCAGGCCAAAAGACGCGCTGAAGTTGCTAG GCTTCGCGAACTTCATACTCTTAAAGGACACGTTGAATCTGTTGTGAAGCTCAAGGGATTGGACATTGACACCATTCAACAACATTACACTGTGTAA